A genomic window from Lotus japonicus ecotype B-129 chromosome 1, LjGifu_v1.2 includes:
- the LOC130729331 gene encoding vesicle-associated membrane protein 722-like gives MGEQSLIYSFVARGTVILAEHTDFVGNFGDVALQFLQKLPSSNTKFTYNTDGHTFNYLVHNGFTYCVVAVESTGRQIAMAFLERIKEDFTKRYDGGKAATAAPKGLNKEFGPKLKEHMQYCVEHPEEVCKLATVKAEVSEVQQVMMANIDQVLNRQVKIDVLVDKTEDLHDQAQVFRGQGDQLRRKMWFQNMKMKLIVFGILFCFILVVVLSVCRGFNCGE, from the exons ATGGGGGAACAATCGCTGATATACAGCTTCGTGGCGCGTGGGACTGTGATCCTGGCAGAGCACACCGACTTCGTCGGAAACTTCGGGGACGTGGCGTTACAGTTCTTGCAGAAGCTTCCATCATCCAATACCAAGTTCACATACAACACCGACGGCCACACCTTCAACTACCTCGTCCACAATGGATTCA CTTATTGTGTTGTGGCAGTGGAGTCTACTGGTCGCCAGATTGCAATGGCCTTTCTTGAACGCATCAAGGAAGATTTTACAAAGAGATATGATGGAGGCAAAGCTGCAACAGCAGCACCTAAAGGCCTAAACAAAGAATTCGG ACCCAAGTTGAAGGAGCATATGCAATATTGTGTGGAACATCCAGAAGAGGTTTGCAAACTTGCGACAGTAAAAGCTGAGGTTTCCGAAGTCCAGCAAGTTATGATGGCAAATATTGATCAG GTTCTTAATCGTCAGGTGAAGATTGATGTTTTGGTGGATAAAACTGAGGACCTTCACGATCAG GCACAAGTTTTTAGGGGGCAGGGAGACCAACTAAGGAGAAAGATGTGGTTTCAGAACATGAAGATGAAGCTAATAGTTTTTGGCATCTTATTTTGCTTCATTCTTGTAGTTGTTCTTTCAGTGTGTCGTGGGTTCAACTGTGGTGAATGA